One part of the Sciurus carolinensis chromosome 4, mSciCar1.2, whole genome shotgun sequence genome encodes these proteins:
- the LOC124983535 gene encoding LOW QUALITY PROTEIN: ubiquitin recognition factor in ER-associated degradation protein 1-like (The sequence of the model RefSeq protein was modified relative to this genomic sequence to represent the inferred CDS: inserted 1 base in 1 codon) produces MFSFNMFDHPIPRVFQNRFSTQYRCFSVSMLAGPNDRSDVEKGGKIIMLPSTLDQLSRLNITYPMLFKLTNKNSDHMTHCGVLEFVADEGICYLPHWMMQNLLLEEGGLVQVESVNLQVATYSKFQPQNPDFLDITXPKAVLENALRNFACLTTGDVIAINYNEKIYELQVMETKPDKPVSIIECDMNVDFDAPLGYKEPERQVQHEESTEGEADHSGYAGELGFRAFSGSGNRLDGKKKGVEPSPSPIKPGDIKRGIPNYEFKLGKITFIRNSRPLVKKVEEDEAGGRFVAFSGEGQSLRKKGRKP; encoded by the exons ATGTTCTCTTTCAACATGTTCGACCACCCGATTCCTCGGGTCTTCCAGAACCGCTTCTCCACACAGTACCGCTGCTTCTCTGTGTCCATGCTAGCAGGGCCTAATGACAGGTCAGatgtggagaaaggagggaagataATTATGCTGCCCTCAACCCTCGATCAACTCAGCCGACTTAACATTACCTATCCCATGCTATTCAAACTGACCAATAAGAATTCGGATCACATGACACACTGCGGGGTTCTGGAATTCGTGGCTGATGAGGGCATCTGCTATCTCCCACACTGGATGATGCAGAATTTGCTGTTGGAAGAAGGGGGCTTGGTGCAGGTGGAGAGTGTCAACCTTCAAGTGGCTACATACTCCAAATTCCAGCCTCAGAACCCAGACTTCCTGGATATCA ACCCCAAAGCAGTATTAGAAAATGCATTAAGAAACTTTGCCTGTCTGACCACTGGGGATGTGATTGCCATCAACTACAATGAGAAGATCTATGAACTGCAGGTGATGGAGACCAAACCGGACAAGCCTGTGTCCATCATTGAGTGTGACATGAATGTGGACTTTGATGCTCCCCTGGGCTACAAGGAACCTGAAAGACAAGTCCAGCATGAGGAGTCAACAGAAGGCGAAGCTGACCACAGTGGCTATGCGGGAGAGTTGGGTTTCCGTGCCTTTTCTGGCTCTGGGAACAGACTagatggaaagaagaaaggggtaGAGCCTAGTCCCTCCCCAATCAAGCCTGGAGACATTAAAAGAGGAATTCCCAATTATGAATTTAAACTTGGTAAAATAACTTTCATCAGAAATTCACGTCCATTGGTTAAAAAGGTTGAAGAGGATGAAGCTGGAGGCAGATTTGTTGCTTTCTCTGGAGAAGGACAGTCCTTGcgtaaaaagggaagaaaaccaTAA
- the Il22 gene encoding interleukin-22 has product MTALQKSVSSSLMGTLAASCLLLIALAVQGGAAVPVSDHCWLDKANFQPSYITNRTFMMAEEASFADNNTDVRLIGDKLYQGVNKRERCYLMKQVLNFTLEEVLLPKLERFQPYMQEVVSFLNGLSNKLRLCHIEGDDKHIQENVQNLKDTVKKLGESGEIKVIGELNLLFMYLRNACI; this is encoded by the exons ATGACTGCCCTGCAGAAATCTGTGAGCTCTTCCCTTATGGGGACCTTGGCTGCCAGTTGCCTCCTTCTCATTGCTTTGGCGGTGCAGGGAGGAGCGGCGGTGCCCGTCAGTGACCACTGTTGGCTTGACAAGGCCAACTTCCAGCCGTCTTACATCACCAACCGCACCTTCATGATGGCTGAGGAG gcCAGCTTTGCAGATAACAATACAGACGTCCGTCTCATTGGGGACAAACTGTACCAAGGGGTCAAT AAGAGAGAGCGCTGCTATCTGATGAAGCAGGTGCTGAACTTCACCCTGGAAGAAGTGCTGCTTCCCAAGTTGGAAAGATTCCAGCCCTACATGCAAGAGGTGGTATCCTTCCTGAATGGTCTCAGCAACAAGCTCAGACTCTGT caCATCGAGGGTGATGACAAGCATATCCAGGAGAACGTGCAAAACCTGAAGGACACGGTGAAAAAG CTTGGAGAGAGTGGAGAGATCAAAGTAATTGGAGAACTGAATTTGCTATTTATGTATTTGAGAAATGCCTGCATCTGA